One genomic window of Paenisporosarcina antarctica includes the following:
- a CDS encoding BTAD domain-containing putative transcriptional regulator: MDVPLLKSKIVPPVTSETYMRRASLTRTFKQISSKKCALISGGAGYGKSSAIAQFIADSRINCSWYTVSSEDDDLVPFLRYLIGSIQRIVPSFGQQLLKDLSIQPSFTSDKELITWHAWFVSELDQIAEPLVIVIDDYHLIDHVFSINFMVERILEHCPSYVHIVLISRSKPKWTQLLKLKMNGQLVEVNEKDLVFTEEEIIVYFEDYFDRHLTEKESKYISEITEGWAIAIQLMAVKSVSEDSSFNISLKPAMEDLFHYLSEEVFTRYKEEEQSWLMQFSVFPTFSLKFIQLFFGKEAVHFLQSFRNQHGFIQQLGEGSVFRYHALFQQYLITKWKHTNLVEFQKAHKLAAEHFEQKSDSIRLIYHALQSKDVHFITQIVLKAVPKLLKLGQFDLIIDSLKEIPQSYFDEYPALYYFEGEANRYLAYYEKSKQAYQKSLLLATAKKDAFYTSYAHAGLAHIYLDTIQPGLADPHLANAISFANQTDAMSQKDMSNLKRQFAENLVNLGKTKEAKAFIEDEQLPETLLINGNLDARILLRMGKLSDSLQLLENRLREEDMVPDSHRETAVLLALLNAMIGNLSRASYYATKGIESGIREKSKFVEAVGLIRKGHAESIDRHHFLDSPDSERMYLQAIEKMDQLNVSRGKAEPYLGLALLKAKQGLQYEALILAEKGLIETERVQDAWLSAFIKIGITMIYCTFHQYDQASSYAKQAKVDFTLCGDSFGKMVSSFWLSICAFELEDKELFTQEIKQFAHILLGEQYIFFIEKITMYGPFDIQQFYPLIQYAMKNCPDNEEIHRIGQHLQVEQHVIYPGYTLHVQLLGPISISLGREEVEDRKWQREKAKDLFVYLFIHKNRFVPKEELVSELFGGQDEKTAVRDFKVALNALYNVLEPKRFPRAESYFIIRKQTMYRIHPKAAIVSDVEKFQQLVAQGLDERNPQLASALLKSAIALYRGTYYLNQNVYNWFQFEQDHFHQIYLQVIEKLAQNATRLQQFEQTIYWAEKLIKLDYTWEEAYRLLMYAYYQKNNRSQAIKWYEKCVQMLLEEYELKPMETTERMFELIANGYA; encoded by the coding sequence ATGGACGTACCTTTACTGAAGTCAAAAATCGTTCCACCCGTAACCAGTGAAACGTATATGCGTAGGGCTTCTTTAACGCGCACATTTAAACAAATCTCTTCAAAAAAATGTGCGTTGATTTCAGGTGGAGCAGGATATGGAAAAAGTTCTGCTATTGCTCAATTTATCGCGGATAGTAGAATTAATTGTTCGTGGTACACCGTGTCATCTGAAGATGATGATTTGGTTCCGTTTTTAAGATACTTAATCGGTAGCATTCAACGTATCGTTCCTAGTTTTGGGCAACAATTGCTGAAGGATTTGTCTATTCAACCTTCATTTACTAGTGATAAAGAATTAATAACTTGGCATGCATGGTTTGTAAGTGAGCTAGATCAAATCGCTGAACCTTTAGTAATTGTCATTGATGATTATCATTTAATCGATCATGTTTTCTCTATCAATTTTATGGTGGAGAGAATTTTAGAACACTGTCCATCATATGTACATATTGTTTTGATTTCTCGATCAAAACCTAAATGGACACAGTTATTAAAGCTAAAAATGAATGGACAATTAGTAGAAGTGAATGAAAAAGACTTGGTTTTTACAGAAGAGGAAATAATTGTTTATTTTGAAGATTATTTTGATCGTCATTTAACAGAAAAAGAATCCAAGTACATTTCGGAAATTACAGAAGGTTGGGCAATTGCTATTCAATTAATGGCAGTTAAATCTGTAAGTGAAGATAGTAGTTTTAATATTTCTCTAAAACCAGCTATGGAAGATTTATTTCATTATTTGTCCGAAGAAGTATTTACTAGATATAAAGAAGAAGAGCAAAGTTGGCTCATGCAATTTTCAGTTTTCCCGACATTTTCTCTGAAATTCATTCAGTTATTTTTTGGTAAGGAAGCTGTTCACTTCTTACAATCGTTCCGTAATCAACACGGCTTCATTCAACAATTAGGTGAAGGTTCGGTTTTTCGGTATCACGCATTATTTCAACAATATTTAATTACTAAATGGAAACACACTAATCTAGTAGAATTTCAAAAGGCACATAAATTAGCTGCAGAACATTTTGAACAGAAAAGCGATTCTATTCGTTTAATTTATCATGCACTTCAAAGTAAAGATGTTCATTTTATCACTCAAATTGTCTTGAAAGCTGTGCCTAAGTTATTAAAATTAGGGCAATTTGATTTAATTATAGATAGTTTAAAAGAGATTCCTCAAAGTTATTTTGACGAGTATCCAGCACTTTATTACTTTGAAGGAGAAGCTAATCGGTATCTGGCATATTATGAAAAATCAAAACAAGCCTATCAAAAAAGTTTATTATTAGCTACAGCTAAAAAAGATGCTTTTTATACGAGTTATGCACATGCAGGGCTTGCGCATATCTATTTAGATACGATTCAGCCAGGTTTAGCTGATCCGCATTTAGCGAATGCCATATCTTTTGCGAATCAAACGGATGCCATGTCACAGAAAGATATGAGCAATTTAAAGCGACAATTTGCAGAAAACCTCGTGAATTTAGGAAAAACAAAAGAAGCAAAAGCTTTTATTGAAGATGAACAATTACCAGAGACTTTATTAATCAATGGTAATTTAGATGCACGAATATTATTAAGGATGGGAAAATTATCTGACTCACTTCAATTATTAGAAAATCGCTTGAGAGAAGAAGATATGGTGCCAGACTCACATCGTGAAACGGCTGTTCTATTAGCTTTACTTAATGCAATGATAGGCAATCTTTCTCGGGCTAGTTACTATGCAACTAAAGGGATTGAAAGTGGAATCAGAGAAAAATCCAAATTTGTAGAAGCCGTTGGATTGATTAGAAAAGGTCATGCGGAAAGTATAGATCGACATCATTTTTTAGATTCTCCTGATTCTGAGCGTATGTACCTACAAGCAATCGAAAAAATGGATCAACTGAATGTATCAAGGGGAAAAGCAGAACCGTATTTAGGGTTAGCGCTTTTAAAAGCTAAACAAGGATTACAATATGAAGCGTTGATTCTTGCAGAAAAGGGATTAATAGAAACTGAACGTGTTCAAGATGCCTGGTTATCTGCATTTATAAAAATTGGCATAACAATGATTTATTGTACATTTCATCAGTATGATCAGGCGAGTAGCTATGCAAAACAAGCAAAAGTTGACTTTACTTTATGTGGAGATTCATTTGGTAAAATGGTTTCTTCGTTTTGGTTGAGTATTTGTGCATTTGAATTAGAAGACAAAGAACTATTTACACAAGAAATCAAACAGTTTGCTCATATACTTTTGGGAGAACAGTATATATTTTTTATTGAAAAAATAACAATGTATGGACCGTTTGATATTCAACAATTCTACCCGCTAATTCAGTATGCGATGAAGAACTGTCCTGATAATGAAGAAATTCATCGCATAGGTCAACATTTACAAGTAGAGCAACATGTTATTTACCCGGGTTATACTTTACATGTTCAATTACTAGGTCCAATATCTATTTCTTTAGGTAGAGAGGAAGTAGAAGATCGTAAATGGCAACGTGAAAAAGCAAAAGATTTATTTGTATATTTATTTATCCATAAAAATAGATTTGTTCCAAAAGAGGAACTGGTGAGTGAACTATTTGGTGGTCAGGATGAAAAGACTGCTGTTCGAGATTTCAAGGTGGCACTTAATGCACTGTATAATGTACTCGAACCAAAAAGATTTCCTCGTGCGGAATCTTATTTTATCATTCGTAAACAAACAATGTATCGAATTCATCCTAAAGCAGCAATCGTTAGTGATGTCGAAAAATTTCAACAGCTAGTTGCTCAAGGATTAGATGAACGAAATCCACAACTGGCTAGTGCATTATTAAAATCAGCTATAGCTTTGTATAGAGGAACTTATTATTTAAATCAAAATGTTTACAATTGGTTTCAATTTGAGCAAGACCATTTTCACCAAATTTATTTACAAGTTATTGAAAAGTTAGCTCAGAATGCTACTAGACTCCAGCAATTCGAGCAAACCATTTACTGGGCTGAAAAATTAATAAAATTGGATTATACATGGGAAGAAGCATACCGTCTTTTAATGTACGCGTACTATCAAAAAAACAATAGATCACAAGCGATTAAGTGGTATGAAAAATGTGTGCAAATGCTCTTAGAAGAGTATGAATTGAAACCCATGGAAACGACAGAACGAATGTTTGAACTGATTGCTAATGGATATGCCTAA
- a CDS encoding substrate-binding domain-containing protein — translation MKRKAWFFLFLAFVLIISSACTNSDTTEDTKDNEGKVPVSGTGEEGGTIKIGVLASLTGALESYGKQTQRGFDLGIEFATDGTMEVAGKKIEIVYEDTETKPEVAVQKATKLLEDDEVDFLVGSSSSGDTLAVLPLAEEYETIMVVEPAVADSITGAEFNPYIFRTSRNSSQDAVAGAAAIAKSGVKIATFAPDYSFGLDGVAAFKKAAEKLGAEIVLEEYADPAATDFTSNLQKVIQAKPDYLFVVWAGANSPWNQIADLKIQEKGIKISTGAPDIPALSTMEPLVGMEGFSVYYHTLPDNNVNDWLVEKHKEKFNGEVPDLFTPGGMSAAISIIEALKKSEGNADGNELIGIMEGMSFDTPKGTMTFREDDHQALQTLYSIKLEKQEGIDYPVPVLIRELSPEETEPPIQN, via the coding sequence ATGAAAAGAAAGGCATGGTTTTTTCTGTTTTTAGCTTTCGTATTAATCATTAGTTCTGCTTGTACAAACTCAGACACTACAGAGGACACCAAAGACAACGAAGGGAAGGTTCCAGTAAGCGGTACTGGGGAAGAAGGGGGCACTATTAAGATTGGCGTGTTAGCCTCTTTAACTGGAGCCTTAGAATCTTATGGTAAACAAACACAACGTGGTTTTGATTTAGGGATAGAATTCGCTACAGATGGAACTATGGAAGTAGCAGGCAAAAAAATTGAAATTGTTTATGAAGACACTGAAACGAAACCAGAAGTAGCTGTTCAAAAAGCGACTAAGCTACTAGAAGACGATGAAGTGGATTTTCTTGTAGGATCTTCTAGTTCTGGTGATACGTTAGCGGTCTTACCACTAGCAGAAGAATATGAAACAATTATGGTAGTTGAACCAGCAGTTGCTGACAGTATTACAGGAGCTGAATTTAACCCGTATATTTTCCGTACATCACGAAACTCATCACAGGATGCAGTTGCTGGAGCTGCGGCAATTGCAAAATCAGGTGTTAAAATTGCAACGTTTGCACCTGACTATTCATTTGGTTTAGATGGAGTTGCAGCGTTTAAAAAAGCAGCAGAAAAATTAGGTGCTGAAATTGTTTTAGAAGAGTATGCAGACCCAGCGGCAACAGATTTCACCTCCAACTTACAAAAAGTGATTCAAGCAAAACCGGATTATTTGTTTGTCGTTTGGGCAGGAGCAAACTCACCTTGGAATCAAATAGCAGATTTAAAAATTCAAGAAAAAGGCATAAAAATTTCAACAGGTGCTCCTGATATCCCAGCTCTATCGACCATGGAGCCTTTAGTTGGCATGGAAGGATTTTCTGTTTATTACCATACATTACCAGATAACAATGTGAATGATTGGTTAGTAGAAAAACATAAAGAAAAGTTTAACGGGGAAGTTCCCGACTTATTCACTCCAGGAGGAATGTCAGCTGCAATATCAATTATAGAAGCATTAAAGAAATCTGAAGGAAATGCAGATGGTAATGAATTAATCGGAATTATGGAAGGGATGTCTTTTGACACACCGAAAGGAACCATGACGTTCCGTGAAGATGATCATCAGGCTTTACAAACGTTGTACTCCATTAAACTTGAAAAACAAGAAGGTATTGATTATCCCGTGCCGGTGTTAATTCGCGAATTATCACCGGAAGAAACAGAACCACCAATTCAAAATTAA
- a CDS encoding ABC transporter ATP-binding protein has protein sequence MTTILKTENLTIRFGGHIAVDHINFEMPENQFKSIIGPNGAGKTTFFNLISGELKPTEGKVYFKDEDMIRFSSVDRTRKGLGRSFQITNVFPNLSVLENVRIAVQSKEKIRYQMIRHISKYTSLSQKAEELLGLVRLYSKKHVIASQLSHGEKRKLEIAMLLALDTEVLLLDEPTAGMSLEEVPAILEVIRRIKEQGNKTILLIEHKMDMILDLSDSIMVLFNGKVLADGTPIEIMQNEMVQNAYLGGLYDEHIAKS, from the coding sequence ATGACAACGATATTAAAAACTGAAAACTTAACCATTCGTTTTGGTGGACATATAGCTGTAGATCACATAAATTTCGAAATGCCAGAAAATCAATTCAAATCAATTATTGGACCAAATGGAGCTGGAAAGACCACTTTCTTTAATTTAATTAGTGGAGAATTAAAACCAACTGAAGGTAAAGTTTATTTTAAAGATGAAGATATGATCCGTTTTTCTTCTGTTGACCGCACGCGAAAAGGGTTGGGTCGTTCATTTCAAATTACGAATGTGTTCCCTAATTTAAGCGTGTTAGAAAATGTGCGTATAGCTGTACAGTCCAAAGAAAAAATTCGCTACCAAATGATACGTCATATTTCAAAGTACACATCTCTTAGTCAAAAGGCTGAAGAGTTGCTAGGACTTGTTCGACTCTATTCAAAAAAACATGTAATTGCAAGTCAATTATCTCATGGGGAAAAACGCAAACTTGAGATTGCGATGTTACTAGCTTTAGACACGGAAGTTTTATTGTTAGATGAACCGACAGCAGGGATGTCACTCGAAGAAGTTCCCGCAATATTGGAAGTCATTAGACGGATAAAGGAACAAGGAAATAAAACAATTCTATTGATTGAACACAAAATGGATATGATTTTAGATTTATCGGATTCCATTATGGTGCTGTTTAATGGCAAGGTTTTAGCAGACGGAACCCCGATAGAAATTATGCAAAATGAAATGGTTCAAAATGCTTATTTAGGAGGATTATACGATGAGCACATTGCTAAAAGTTGA
- a CDS encoding ABC transporter ATP-binding protein has translation MSTLLKVEDVHTYIGQYHILQGVNFQANEGEVSVLLGRNGAGKTTTLKTILGLTPATKGRVAFKGQEITKKQTHVIANNGIGYVPEDQGIFATLTVEENMKVAMRTEDEKTIGKQDYVLDLFPDLKIFWKKDGGLLSGGQKQMLAMARAFVGNNQLLLIDEPSKGLAPIVIEKVMEAIIDMKKHTTIVLVEQNFMMASRIGDTYTLLDDGETVQSGLMQDLIQDEQIKRKYLGIG, from the coding sequence ATGAGCACATTGCTAAAAGTTGAGGACGTTCACACCTATATTGGACAATATCATATTTTGCAGGGGGTAAACTTTCAAGCAAATGAAGGAGAGGTCAGTGTATTACTTGGTCGTAATGGTGCAGGGAAAACAACCACACTTAAAACAATATTAGGTTTAACACCCGCTACCAAAGGACGTGTTGCCTTTAAGGGACAAGAGATTACAAAAAAACAAACTCACGTGATAGCAAACAATGGAATTGGCTATGTTCCAGAAGATCAAGGCATTTTTGCCACATTGACAGTTGAAGAAAATATGAAAGTGGCTATGCGTACTGAAGATGAAAAAACTATAGGGAAGCAGGACTATGTATTAGATTTATTTCCAGATTTAAAAATATTTTGGAAAAAAGATGGTGGTCTATTATCAGGCGGACAAAAACAAATGTTAGCTATGGCACGCGCCTTTGTAGGAAACAATCAACTTCTTTTAATAGATGAACCTTCAAAAGGGCTTGCACCTATTGTAATAGAAAAAGTGATGGAAGCCATTATTGACATGAAAAAACATACAACCATCGTATTGGTCGAACAAAATTTTATGATGGCAAGCCGAATTGGTGATACATATACACTCTTAGATGATGGTGAAACCGTCCAATCGGGATTGATGCAAGACTTAATACAAGATGAACAAATAAAGCGTAAATATTTAGGGATAGGATAA
- a CDS encoding branched-chain amino acid ABC transporter permease — protein MELLMNLTINGLATGMLIFLLAAGLTLIFGLMDVLNFAHGGLFAWGAFSSVWFYSLTESFVLAILGAILTGIILGFITEKLIIKPVYGNHVQQILITLGFMLVLTEMLKVVFGPNQIAAKTPAYFAGSWEIGDVIIIKYRVFIIVVGFLVFGIVQYILKKTKVGLIVRAGVMNKEMVQTLGININNVFLYVFIAGAVLASLGGALMAPYSGVIYAEMGMEFAILGFIVVVIGGMGSFPGSLLAAILVGLTGSYMAYYVPSLSLAVNMLIMAIVLIFRPQGLFRVKG, from the coding sequence ATGGAACTACTCATGAATTTGACCATAAATGGGCTAGCCACCGGTATGTTAATCTTCCTTTTAGCTGCCGGGTTAACGTTGATTTTTGGATTGATGGACGTACTTAACTTTGCACATGGTGGATTATTTGCATGGGGCGCATTTTCTTCAGTTTGGTTTTATTCACTTACGGAAAGCTTTGTACTTGCTATTCTTGGCGCTATTCTAACGGGTATCATCCTGGGATTTATTACAGAAAAGCTAATTATCAAACCCGTATATGGCAATCACGTCCAACAAATATTAATCACATTAGGTTTTATGCTCGTGTTAACAGAAATGTTAAAAGTCGTTTTTGGTCCAAATCAAATTGCTGCCAAAACCCCAGCTTACTTTGCAGGTAGCTGGGAAATCGGGGACGTAATTATTATTAAATACCGTGTGTTCATTATCGTTGTAGGTTTCCTTGTGTTCGGTATTGTTCAATATATTTTAAAGAAAACGAAAGTTGGTTTAATCGTTCGTGCAGGTGTAATGAATAAGGAAATGGTTCAAACACTCGGTATTAATATAAATAATGTATTTCTATATGTATTTATTGCTGGAGCAGTATTGGCTTCTCTCGGTGGTGCTTTAATGGCACCATACTCAGGTGTAATATACGCAGAAATGGGAATGGAATTTGCCATATTAGGATTCATTGTCGTCGTAATAGGAGGGATGGGAAGTTTTCCAGGATCCTTGCTAGCAGCAATTTTAGTGGGTTTAACAGGAAGCTATATGGCTTACTACGTTCCTTCCCTATCGTTAGCAGTAAACATGTTGATTATGGCGATTGTATTAATTTTCCGACCGCAAGGATTATTTAGAGTAAAGGGGTGA